In the genome of Pieris napi chromosome 16, ilPieNapi1.2, whole genome shotgun sequence, one region contains:
- the LOC125057268 gene encoding serine/threonine-protein kinase ATR-like isoform X2, which yields MYETIELSGGVRQAGSIVDILLSCMLRLPQKYRPQAVLDKLSDASKDLEEYQREAAHECGVGIAQMENEWAPLLALVRDTQHDLFRMCSLLLRAASSEDEERWREAVRQARLTYPHKFDTLSDEEIAEDAVQTIKMVQKTAQAALDAQGHNVLLPLINLSPALTRSVSESPTLASLLGLPPHLRVYYFEQNVEVFVDSARRPCVLCARLTNGSVRRWLIKAESPRADRAAFAVAHALRRLHPLRAQYVGSYVVRALTSDCSLMEFLEDHKRLDELASNNSALALREAMRKRSVTAQHFLDKQRRFTETVAAGTVLTALLGVGDRHPQNLLVSEEGALVHVDWACSPRHDMLAVEPTPVRLTRNMIALATPGLESLILEWSELIREYAPEMIATLRVVYRYLPNSQLFKLEMMEQLVRGQLVSHQLPLQHLKHQQRRCASLESVLADRFQDFPDKESYSVQEQTDTHSRRQSTWKLSKHHDKNMGGSSW from the exons ATGTATGAGACAATAGAGCTAAGTGGGGGAGTTCGCCAAGCGGGGTCTATTGTAGACATTCTTCTATCTTGTATGCTGAGATTGCCACAGAAATATCGCCCACAAGCCGTCCTAGATAAG CTGTCAGATGCAAGTAAAGACTTGGAGGAGTACCAGCGTGAAGCAGCACATGAATGTGGGGTGGGAATAGCTCAAATGGAAAATGAATGGGCCCCTCTATTGGCCCTAGTGAGGGACACCCAGCATGACTTATTTCGCATGTGTTCTTTGCTCCTTCGAGCTGCATCTTCAGAGGATGAGGAAAGATGGCGTGAGGCCGTTCGGCAAGCTCGTCTAACGTATCCACATAAATTCGACACCTTGTCAGATGAAG AAATAGCAGAGGACGCAGTccaaactataaaaatggtacaaaaaaCGGCGCAAGCAGCATTAGATGCGCAAGGCCATAATGTTCTTCTGCCTTTAATAAATCTCAGTCCGGCATTGACTCGTTCTGTATCTGAATCTCCTACACTAGCGTCTCTTCTTGGCTTGCCCCCACACTTACGAGTATATTACTTCGAGCAGAATGTAGAAGTGTTCGTAGATAGTGCACGACGGCCGTGCGTACTGTGTGCGCGTTTGACGAACGGGTCCGTTCGCCGTTGGCTGATCAAAGCTGAATCGCCACGAGCTGATCGAGCCGCTTTCGCCGTGGCTCATGCTTTACGTCGCTTGCATCCGTTGAGGGCACAATATGTCGGCAGCTATGTT GTCCGAGCACTGACTTCAGACTGCTCCCTAATGGAGTTCCTAGAGGACCACAAGCGTCTAGACGAGCTCGCTTCAAACAATTCAGCGCTAGCTCTACGCGAAGCGATGCGCAAGCGCAGTGTTACCGCTCAGCACTTTCTAGACAAACAGAGAAGATTTACCGAAACTGTAGCAGCCGGTACTGTGCTGACTGCGCTTTTAGGAGTTGGCGATCGGCATCCGCAGAATTTACTCGTGAGCGAAGAAGGGGCGTTGGTGCACGTGGATTGGGCGTGCTCGCCCCGACATGATATGCTGGCCGTTGAACCAACTCCAGTTCGACTCACGCGTAACATGATAGCATTAGCTACTCCTG GACTGGAGAGCCTAATACTGGAATGGAGTGAATTGATTCGGGAATACGCCCCTGAAATGATTGCTACTTTGCGGGTAGTCTATCGATACTTACCTAACTCTCAACTCTTCAag CTGGAAATGATGGAGCAGCTCGTGCGTGGTCAGCTTGTCAGCCATCAGCTGCCGTTGCAGCATTTAAAGCATCAGCAAAGGCGATGTGCTTCTCTCGAATCCGTTCTTGCTGATCGATTCCAAGACTTTCCTGACAAGGAATCATATTCGGTACAAGAGCag ACAGACACACACTCAAGACGCCAGTCAACATGGAAGCTTTCTAAACACCACGATAAAAACATGGGTGGTTCTTCCTGGTGA
- the LOC125057268 gene encoding serine/threonine-protein kinase ATR-like isoform X3, which yields MYETIELSGGVRQAGSIVDILLSCMLRLPQKYRPQAVLDKLSDASKDLEEYQREAAHECGVGIAQMENEWAPLLALVRDTQHDLFRMCSLLLRAASSEDEERWREAVRQARLTYPHKFDTLSDEEIAEDAVQTIKMVQKTAQAALDAQGHNVLLPLINLSPALTRSVSESPTLASLLGLPPHLRVYYFEQNVEVFVDSARRPCVLCARLTNGSVRRWLIKAESPRADRAAFAVAHALRRLHPLRAQYVGSYVVRALTSDCSLMEFLEDHKRLDELASNNSALALREAMRKRSVTAQHFLDKQRRFTETVAAGTVLTALLGVGDRHPQNLLVSEEGALVHVDWACSPRHDMLAVEPTPVRLTRNMIALATPGLESLILEWSELIREYAPEMIATLRVVYRYLPNSQLFKLEMMEQLVRGQLVSHQLPLQHLKHQQRRCASLESVLADRFQDFPDKESYSVQEQVSSLLRMSTEPRILALTRPTWQPNM from the exons ATGTATGAGACAATAGAGCTAAGTGGGGGAGTTCGCCAAGCGGGGTCTATTGTAGACATTCTTCTATCTTGTATGCTGAGATTGCCACAGAAATATCGCCCACAAGCCGTCCTAGATAAG CTGTCAGATGCAAGTAAAGACTTGGAGGAGTACCAGCGTGAAGCAGCACATGAATGTGGGGTGGGAATAGCTCAAATGGAAAATGAATGGGCCCCTCTATTGGCCCTAGTGAGGGACACCCAGCATGACTTATTTCGCATGTGTTCTTTGCTCCTTCGAGCTGCATCTTCAGAGGATGAGGAAAGATGGCGTGAGGCCGTTCGGCAAGCTCGTCTAACGTATCCACATAAATTCGACACCTTGTCAGATGAAG AAATAGCAGAGGACGCAGTccaaactataaaaatggtacaaaaaaCGGCGCAAGCAGCATTAGATGCGCAAGGCCATAATGTTCTTCTGCCTTTAATAAATCTCAGTCCGGCATTGACTCGTTCTGTATCTGAATCTCCTACACTAGCGTCTCTTCTTGGCTTGCCCCCACACTTACGAGTATATTACTTCGAGCAGAATGTAGAAGTGTTCGTAGATAGTGCACGACGGCCGTGCGTACTGTGTGCGCGTTTGACGAACGGGTCCGTTCGCCGTTGGCTGATCAAAGCTGAATCGCCACGAGCTGATCGAGCCGCTTTCGCCGTGGCTCATGCTTTACGTCGCTTGCATCCGTTGAGGGCACAATATGTCGGCAGCTATGTT GTCCGAGCACTGACTTCAGACTGCTCCCTAATGGAGTTCCTAGAGGACCACAAGCGTCTAGACGAGCTCGCTTCAAACAATTCAGCGCTAGCTCTACGCGAAGCGATGCGCAAGCGCAGTGTTACCGCTCAGCACTTTCTAGACAAACAGAGAAGATTTACCGAAACTGTAGCAGCCGGTACTGTGCTGACTGCGCTTTTAGGAGTTGGCGATCGGCATCCGCAGAATTTACTCGTGAGCGAAGAAGGGGCGTTGGTGCACGTGGATTGGGCGTGCTCGCCCCGACATGATATGCTGGCCGTTGAACCAACTCCAGTTCGACTCACGCGTAACATGATAGCATTAGCTACTCCTG GACTGGAGAGCCTAATACTGGAATGGAGTGAATTGATTCGGGAATACGCCCCTGAAATGATTGCTACTTTGCGGGTAGTCTATCGATACTTACCTAACTCTCAACTCTTCAag CTGGAAATGATGGAGCAGCTCGTGCGTGGTCAGCTTGTCAGCCATCAGCTGCCGTTGCAGCATTTAAAGCATCAGCAAAGGCGATGTGCTTCTCTCGAATCCGTTCTTGCTGATCGATTCCAAGACTTTCCTGACAAGGAATCATATTCGGTACAAGAGCag GTATCAAGCCTCCTGCGCATGAGCACAGAGCCGCGAATATTGGCGCTCACGAGACCAACTTGGCAACCCAATATGTGa
- the LOC125057268 gene encoding serine/threonine-protein kinase ATR-like isoform X1, with product MYETIELSGGVRQAGSIVDILLSCMLRLPQKYRPQAVLDKLSDASKDLEEYQREAAHECGVGIAQMENEWAPLLALVRDTQHDLFRMCSLLLRAASSEDEERWREAVRQARLTYPHKFDTLSDEEIAEDAVQTIKMVQKTAQAALDAQGHNVLLPLINLSPALTRSVSESPTLASLLGLPPHLRVYYFEQNVEVFVDSARRPCVLCARLTNGSVRRWLIKAESPRADRAAFAVAHALRRLHPLRAQYVGSYVVRALTSDCSLMEFLEDHKRLDELASNNSALALREAMRKRSVTAQHFLDKQRRFTETVAAGTVLTALLGVGDRHPQNLLVSEEGALVHVDWACSPRHDMLAVEPTPVRLTRNMIALATPGLESLILEWSELIREYAPEMIATLRVVYRYLPNSQLFKLEMMEQLVRGQLVSHQLPLQHLKHQQRRCASLESVLADRFQDFPDKESYSVQEQLEMMQLVRGQRVSHQLPLQHLTHQQRRCASLESVLADLFQDFPDKESYSVQEQVSSLLRMSTEPRILALTRPTWQPNM from the exons ATGTATGAGACAATAGAGCTAAGTGGGGGAGTTCGCCAAGCGGGGTCTATTGTAGACATTCTTCTATCTTGTATGCTGAGATTGCCACAGAAATATCGCCCACAAGCCGTCCTAGATAAG CTGTCAGATGCAAGTAAAGACTTGGAGGAGTACCAGCGTGAAGCAGCACATGAATGTGGGGTGGGAATAGCTCAAATGGAAAATGAATGGGCCCCTCTATTGGCCCTAGTGAGGGACACCCAGCATGACTTATTTCGCATGTGTTCTTTGCTCCTTCGAGCTGCATCTTCAGAGGATGAGGAAAGATGGCGTGAGGCCGTTCGGCAAGCTCGTCTAACGTATCCACATAAATTCGACACCTTGTCAGATGAAG AAATAGCAGAGGACGCAGTccaaactataaaaatggtacaaaaaaCGGCGCAAGCAGCATTAGATGCGCAAGGCCATAATGTTCTTCTGCCTTTAATAAATCTCAGTCCGGCATTGACTCGTTCTGTATCTGAATCTCCTACACTAGCGTCTCTTCTTGGCTTGCCCCCACACTTACGAGTATATTACTTCGAGCAGAATGTAGAAGTGTTCGTAGATAGTGCACGACGGCCGTGCGTACTGTGTGCGCGTTTGACGAACGGGTCCGTTCGCCGTTGGCTGATCAAAGCTGAATCGCCACGAGCTGATCGAGCCGCTTTCGCCGTGGCTCATGCTTTACGTCGCTTGCATCCGTTGAGGGCACAATATGTCGGCAGCTATGTT GTCCGAGCACTGACTTCAGACTGCTCCCTAATGGAGTTCCTAGAGGACCACAAGCGTCTAGACGAGCTCGCTTCAAACAATTCAGCGCTAGCTCTACGCGAAGCGATGCGCAAGCGCAGTGTTACCGCTCAGCACTTTCTAGACAAACAGAGAAGATTTACCGAAACTGTAGCAGCCGGTACTGTGCTGACTGCGCTTTTAGGAGTTGGCGATCGGCATCCGCAGAATTTACTCGTGAGCGAAGAAGGGGCGTTGGTGCACGTGGATTGGGCGTGCTCGCCCCGACATGATATGCTGGCCGTTGAACCAACTCCAGTTCGACTCACGCGTAACATGATAGCATTAGCTACTCCTG GACTGGAGAGCCTAATACTGGAATGGAGTGAATTGATTCGGGAATACGCCCCTGAAATGATTGCTACTTTGCGGGTAGTCTATCGATACTTACCTAACTCTCAACTCTTCAag CTGGAAATGATGGAGCAGCTCGTGCGTGGTCAGCTTGTCAGCCATCAGCTGCCGTTGCAGCATTTAAAGCATCAGCAAAGGCGATGTGCTTCTCTCGAATCCGTTCTTGCTGATCGATTCCAAGACTTTCCTGACAAGGAATCATATTCGGTACAAGAGCag CTGGAAATGATGCAGCTCGTGCGTGGTCAGCGTGTCAGCCATCAGCTGCCGTTGCAGCATTTAACGCATCAGCAAAGGCGATGTGCTTCTCTCGAATCCGTTCTCGCTGATCTATTCCAAGACTTTCCTGACAAGGAATCATATTCGGTACAAGAGCag GTATCAAGCCTCCTGCGCATGAGCACAGAGCCGCGAATATTGGCGCTCACGAGACCAACTTGGCAACCCAATATGTGa
- the LOC125057538 gene encoding uncharacterized protein LOC125057538, which translates to MVTCVLAGSIAQVARGSAAEKERLVTILAENIACGPVILELLHTLVPAGRQMEYGGTESRGLLMELRRRATLTDGDYYTLGKIPTEKCIQTSVESRFSIKAMSKCFGWLCEWDRWGEWGERSCRVPQLWTDNDSFRREMETYTGEVGWFRAMWSGLDADRDASGLYRLLLAADRWPRDPFTFSAVWELEMWKDGEFVQECNWLERRDQVCLAQTAALLMIRSLRLQSEEHSSQQTSALHENMIGWCSLVNNIRGAQENVRTALFEDVIRVCSQLELETIDNGIEELVSAKRGLAVLRNIQLELAETLEFAQEKWREMSERSKEPLRLMQLILKLQADTNCVNRALVEEAMTKIKQTLSAKDESETRPILATVAEHLFWLFESTTGK; encoded by the exons ATGGTAACCTGCGTTCTAGCTGGTTCCATAGCGCAGGTTGCAAGAGGATCCGCTGCTGAGAAGGAGAGACTGGTTACGATATTAGCTGAGAACATTGCTTGTGGGCCAGTCATATTGGAATTGTTGCACACCCTCGTACCAGCAGGGAGACAGATGGAATACGGCGGAACGGAATCACGTGGACTTTTAATGGAGCTAAGACGGCGTGCTACGCTTACTGATGGGGATTATTATACGCTGGG GAAAATTCCCACAGAAAAGTGCATTCAAACGTCGGTCGAATCGCGTTTTTCAATCAAAG CCATGAGCAAGTGCTTCGGGTGGTTATGCGAGTGGGATCGTTGGGGGGAATGGGGCGAGAGATCTTGTCGAGTACCGCAGCTTTGGACTGATAATGATTCTTTTAGACGGGAAATGGAGACGTATACAg GTGAGGTTGGCTGGTTCCGCGCAATGTGGTCAGGACTTGACGCTGATAGAGACGCAAGTGGACTCTACCGGCTTCTCTTGGCTGCTGATCGTTGGCCTAGAGATCCCTTCACGTTTTCTGCT gtaTGGGAACTGGAGATGTGGAAAGACGGTGAATTTGTACAGGAATGTAACTGGTTGGAGAGGCGGGACCAAGTTTGCTTGGCACAAACTGCTGCACTCCTTATGATAAG atctCTTCGTTTGCAATCAGAAGAACACTCTTCTCAACAGACTTCCGCTTTACACGAGAACATGATAGGGTGGTGTTCGCTGGTTAACAATATTCGAGGTGCACAAGAAAATGTACGAACTGCGTTATTCGAAGACGTGATTCGAGTTTGCAGTCAGCTGGAGCTGGAGACAATTGACAATGGAATTGAGGAGCTGGTGTCAGCCAAGCGTGGGTTGGCCGTTCTCAGGAATATTCAATTAGAACTGGCAGAGACGCTGGAATTCGCCC AAGAGAAATGGCGTGAAATGAGTGAAAGATCTAAGGAACCGCTTCGTTTGATGcaacttatattaaaactcCAAGCCGATACCAATT gtgtGAACAGAGCATTAGTAGAAGAAGCaatgacaaaaataaaacagaccTTAAGTGCCAAAGACGAGAGTGAGACTCGCCCTATACTGGCGACTGTCGCAGAACATCTATTCTGGTTATTTGAGAGTACCACTGGTAAGTAA
- the LOC125057268 gene encoding serine/threonine-protein kinase ATR-like isoform X4 produces MYETIELSGGVRQAGSIVDILLSCMLRLPQKYRPQAVLDKLSDASKDLEEYQREAAHECGVGIAQMENEWAPLLALVRDTQHDLFRMCSLLLRAASSEDEERWREAVRQARLTYPHKFDTLSDEEIAEDAVQTIKMVQKTAQAALDAQGHNVLLPLINLSPALTRSVSESPTLASLLGLPPHLRVYYFEQNVEVFVDSARRPCVLCARLTNGSVRRWLIKAESPRADRAAFAVAHALRRLHPLRAQYVGSYVVRALTSDCSLMEFLEDHKRLDELASNNSALALREAMRKRSVTAQHFLDKQRRFTETVAAGTVLTALLGVGDRHPQNLLVSEEGALVHVDWACSPRHDMLAVEPTPVRLTRNMIALATPGLESLILEWSELIREYAPEMIATLRVVYRYLPNSQLFKLEMMQLVRGQRVSHQLPLQHLTHQQRRCASLESVLADLFQDFPDKESYSVQEQVSSLLRMSTEPRILALTRPTWQPNM; encoded by the exons ATGTATGAGACAATAGAGCTAAGTGGGGGAGTTCGCCAAGCGGGGTCTATTGTAGACATTCTTCTATCTTGTATGCTGAGATTGCCACAGAAATATCGCCCACAAGCCGTCCTAGATAAG CTGTCAGATGCAAGTAAAGACTTGGAGGAGTACCAGCGTGAAGCAGCACATGAATGTGGGGTGGGAATAGCTCAAATGGAAAATGAATGGGCCCCTCTATTGGCCCTAGTGAGGGACACCCAGCATGACTTATTTCGCATGTGTTCTTTGCTCCTTCGAGCTGCATCTTCAGAGGATGAGGAAAGATGGCGTGAGGCCGTTCGGCAAGCTCGTCTAACGTATCCACATAAATTCGACACCTTGTCAGATGAAG AAATAGCAGAGGACGCAGTccaaactataaaaatggtacaaaaaaCGGCGCAAGCAGCATTAGATGCGCAAGGCCATAATGTTCTTCTGCCTTTAATAAATCTCAGTCCGGCATTGACTCGTTCTGTATCTGAATCTCCTACACTAGCGTCTCTTCTTGGCTTGCCCCCACACTTACGAGTATATTACTTCGAGCAGAATGTAGAAGTGTTCGTAGATAGTGCACGACGGCCGTGCGTACTGTGTGCGCGTTTGACGAACGGGTCCGTTCGCCGTTGGCTGATCAAAGCTGAATCGCCACGAGCTGATCGAGCCGCTTTCGCCGTGGCTCATGCTTTACGTCGCTTGCATCCGTTGAGGGCACAATATGTCGGCAGCTATGTT GTCCGAGCACTGACTTCAGACTGCTCCCTAATGGAGTTCCTAGAGGACCACAAGCGTCTAGACGAGCTCGCTTCAAACAATTCAGCGCTAGCTCTACGCGAAGCGATGCGCAAGCGCAGTGTTACCGCTCAGCACTTTCTAGACAAACAGAGAAGATTTACCGAAACTGTAGCAGCCGGTACTGTGCTGACTGCGCTTTTAGGAGTTGGCGATCGGCATCCGCAGAATTTACTCGTGAGCGAAGAAGGGGCGTTGGTGCACGTGGATTGGGCGTGCTCGCCCCGACATGATATGCTGGCCGTTGAACCAACTCCAGTTCGACTCACGCGTAACATGATAGCATTAGCTACTCCTG GACTGGAGAGCCTAATACTGGAATGGAGTGAATTGATTCGGGAATACGCCCCTGAAATGATTGCTACTTTGCGGGTAGTCTATCGATACTTACCTAACTCTCAACTCTTCAag CTGGAAATGATGCAGCTCGTGCGTGGTCAGCGTGTCAGCCATCAGCTGCCGTTGCAGCATTTAACGCATCAGCAAAGGCGATGTGCTTCTCTCGAATCCGTTCTCGCTGATCTATTCCAAGACTTTCCTGACAAGGAATCATATTCGGTACAAGAGCag GTATCAAGCCTCCTGCGCATGAGCACAGAGCCGCGAATATTGGCGCTCACGAGACCAACTTGGCAACCCAATATGTGa